In one Candidatus Omnitrophota bacterium genomic region, the following are encoded:
- a CDS encoding SpvB/TcaC N-terminal domain-containing protein has translation MNPLRQRLWLKIVALTISGVFLFSEVTWAARADYHISLPQTEQTSYPQIPQPKLGDFLWNIYQGIASFIVPLAHAEEISSCLNDNPGVMPASYSQSFKPAKQTVNLNNTVFVETPVKPIDATSQSAPAPQTQPQPIKDKLVAGLKGNSIPVYGQVNKDTAIKPQNNQSVRIQPEEQKAVINTYQADLYNHGPPIPNCAVYALSQLLSNVNSAILAKSLALYTQDGQTSLYGIQQVAKEYGLDLYASQLSLTDLKNLNQPAIAHLDLGNGLGHYVVVTGIDVEGITYIDNSITKTVSLAEFTAQWIGYALTTEAGIGQALSVSQTQGIWGSDGETTTLFGAGAANGGITLVRNGNTGVATYADGSTRTITYASPGGAVTSTVDNHPASSGGSLAGTTVTNTYDSNGGYSTTIVNSNGSGTQTTPPAISSTGGQRSVNSNSGGSTATPTITYGDDGSVATTTSHPDGSITKTTVGPDDYRSETKIDANGNITYSNNKGLGYTSTKDVNGDTITRAAYPDGSARAIVKGIQIDLAPGETDKSYKDPATGNTIEINRDPSTGELSVNVVNPPPPPKQPTSGSGGSGGGIPPTPPPPTPNPPTPPAPIPPAITAPVLEAVNDTLLQSTTKINWSAIAGATNYKVEISTDADFKNPKAYESASNSLELSELDTAGNYYARVKVVKTEGESNWSAVMTFKVVQSFSKSPIPTELSDELSEEDYQEPVSADTASPDVPKSSNGLENLGVDLLTGQATFSIPVQTPAGRNGIEPHLALSYSSLKGNGLAGKGWDLDLGSIYRSTKGGVPDYNSSDAFIAQSQELISTGNNEYRAEIEGSFIKYVYDGASWQTTDKQGIKYFFGSTDNSRITTSKGIFSWALDKVMDLEGNYLTISYSKEENTLYPLNISYTANAQTQLAASYKVTFAYEPRPDTSLSYITGEPIKLLKRLKSIEVSFDNNLVRRYGLEYTQSPSTSRSLLTKVTEYGSDGQTAQPPLTFSYRSNSGAWSGDQPQWHIPDGDFIKSEQNQGRGLYDLNGDGLYDFIVSRYDPNESTDRQWLKATYLNSTQGFSSQPNWWPVPLGYFIYNTWDDGRRLVDLTGDGMPELLAAALWDPYLGSGGQYKDAYSFQYLDNIDPQWFKDTSWNLPEGYFVYGNHIDGGIRFADLNGDGLNDLSIAVDEIHWSYRPLDVISRTTTTYINTGSGWQQDARWNSPDGYYVTASGDNGRRLADVNGDGLADFLVAADGYKATYLNTGSGWVRNDAFNLPDGNFTENGVNQGRVLIDINADGLNDLLIAKDGYRATYLNTGSGWRRDDSFNITDGDFVDSQGRDQARYLTDLNGDGLMDICIAKDGYKKTYLNLSGPADLLVEVANGLGAKAKIEYTSSTQYENYYPNKTGKLPFSLQLVSRLTLEDNQGNSYPTTYFYKDGYFEPKEREFRGFSYVKVSDADGNYTESYFKQDNIYKGRLYEQEFKNKDGNLYSKIENVWQHTEIYPGVYFVYLSSADNFTYDGDASYKHARTEFEYDNYGNTTKVIYYGDVDIIEDDKTQTTEYAYNTSDWAIALPKRTSLLYNQQKVSEKRFYYDNTTDINQAPAKGLLTKEEAWLFNPLTSEEKYLATTFTYDSYGNLISTTDALGRTTTTEYDTQTYTYPIKATNVLGQTVKKTFDLKSGLVLTTTDLNNQTTTYVYDSLYRLIKAIGPNDTQDSPGVIYDYDLSNLPYRVTKKVKAENNNYLTSYSFYDGLGRLMQIKSPAEDDPQIQKARQIVSGRVTFDSRGNVREKYNAYYTFEVNDKPDTSDLTALAKFEFDYDPKGRLIKITKPEGTYAQTIYSDWKVTYIDENNHKKEEYFDAYARIVEVKEYNAAEVYTTHYEYNALDSLIKVVDNQKNTSQIFYDSLGRKIKMQDPDMGTWTYEYDAVGNLIKQTDAKGQILTFEYDALNRLTRKQGLIPSQGAVTEALAAYTYDDLTKENSIGRLSKVIDQSGSTEFFYDNLGREIKSVKGLSPQISNSIETKGTVPEQQYLVERTYDVLDRLTSLKYPDGEIISYEYNKAGQLKKVYSQTDSTVFVKNIDYAASGQTLKIEYGNGTTTYYRYLPNTSQISLIVTLNQNNNEVLQELRYTYDNSGNIIKIEDKVKDTTQAFQYDDLDRLIKASGEYGTLNYRYDSIGNLLEKEGIGYQYGARPHAPTQFGNTVISYDANGNLISKGSEQYQYDAENRLTQVNESGIITSFVYDGDGGRVVKTLTTNDQRLTTTYIGSLFEIDSDGTTRKHIFAGSNRVCTLTTNGQRLTTNYYHSDHLGSSSVISDSQGKATQTNSYKPYGGVAKVQGSDTAKYKFNGKELDATGLYFYGARYYDPQVGRFISADTLVARPYNPQELNRYSYCNNNPINAIDPTGHWSWKSFWKSIVGAFVGAVVAVVTAGAGLPWAVAGFWGGMTGGAVTGGLEGGWRGALIGAGIGGALGAFGGWGAYNIGTPFVVGMLATGAFVAGATNSWDSFAGGLVGGIAGTVVGTGINSYFHDPLSIQDPEGGVRNPAVRGKGVGTTPEKALRVANETGSRVIYTQSRGVAADIIRGGMQLLFKNSLASRQLAQYMLGHPGTTYRLHSEMTLTALGAAKMLQGNNIGGHFDLVSAFYSKGTAQSVFSDIGATLHWVPPHLADSAGMFTTFNPLTAPIYGILGALTLEYYHGYKTY, from the coding sequence ATGAATCCTTTACGTCAAAGATTGTGGTTAAAAATTGTTGCCCTGACTATTTCCGGAGTGTTTTTATTTTCCGAGGTCACCTGGGCAGCCAGAGCAGACTACCATATATCTCTGCCGCAAACCGAGCAAACTAGCTACCCGCAAATCCCCCAACCGAAATTGGGGGATTTTTTATGGAATATTTACCAAGGAATAGCCTCTTTTATAGTCCCCCTAGCGCATGCAGAGGAAATATCGTCTTGTTTGAATGATAATCCCGGCGTTATGCCAGCTTCGTATTCCCAATCCTTTAAACCTGCCAAACAAACGGTTAACTTAAATAATACGGTTTTCGTAGAAACACCCGTAAAACCAATAGATGCCACCAGTCAATCCGCACCTGCACCGCAAACCCAGCCTCAACCCATAAAAGACAAATTAGTAGCGGGCCTAAAGGGAAATTCTATACCAGTTTATGGCCAGGTAAATAAGGACACTGCCATAAAGCCCCAAAATAACCAAAGCGTACGAATTCAACCCGAAGAACAGAAAGCAGTTATAAATACGTACCAAGCTGACCTTTATAACCACGGCCCTCCAATCCCGAACTGCGCAGTCTACGCACTCTCCCAACTCTTGTCTAATGTCAACTCCGCTATATTGGCTAAAAGCTTGGCCTTATATACTCAAGACGGCCAGACCTCTCTCTATGGAATCCAGCAAGTAGCCAAAGAATATGGTTTGGATCTTTACGCCAGCCAACTCTCCCTTACTGACCTCAAAAATCTAAATCAACCGGCAATTGCCCATTTAGACTTAGGAAATGGCCTTGGCCACTATGTAGTAGTGACCGGAATTGATGTTGAAGGCATTACCTATATAGATAACAGTATCACAAAAACCGTATCATTAGCTGAATTCACTGCCCAATGGATAGGATATGCCCTGACCACCGAGGCAGGTATTGGCCAGGCCTTAAGCGTCAGTCAAACGCAAGGAATTTGGGGTTCGGATGGCGAGACAACAACTCTTTTTGGCGCAGGTGCGGCAAACGGAGGCATAACTCTTGTGAGAAATGGCAATACCGGCGTTGCTACCTATGCTGATGGTAGCACCAGGACTATCACCTATGCAAGCCCGGGTGGTGCGGTTACAAGTACTGTGGATAATCATCCGGCAAGCAGTGGCGGTTCCTTAGCCGGCACTACCGTAACTAACACTTACGATAGCAATGGTGGTTATTCCACTACCATTGTTAATTCTAACGGAAGCGGAACGCAAACAACACCCCCAGCTATATCATCCACAGGCGGACAGAGGAGCGTAAACAGTAATAGCGGTGGTAGCACCGCTACGCCGACGATAACATATGGCGATGACGGAAGCGTGGCCACAACAACCTCTCATCCCGACGGCAGCATTACAAAAACAACAGTTGGCCCTGATGATTATCGTAGCGAGACTAAAATAGACGCTAATGGCAATATTACCTACAGCAATAATAAAGGGTTAGGCTATACTTCTACCAAGGATGTAAATGGTGATACTATCACACGCGCTGCTTATCCTGATGGCAGCGCAAGGGCAATAGTTAAAGGAATCCAGATAGATTTAGCTCCCGGCGAGACTGATAAAAGCTACAAAGACCCTGCTACCGGCAATACCATAGAAATTAATCGGGATCCATCTACGGGTGAGTTAAGCGTTAACGTTGTTAATCCGCCGCCTCCTCCCAAACAACCTACTTCTGGTTCTGGTGGTAGCGGAGGCGGTATTCCCCCAACCCCACCACCACCAACACCCAACCCGCCTACTCCTCCTGCGCCTATTCCTCCTGCAATAACCGCGCCCGTATTAGAAGCGGTTAATGATACTCTGCTCCAAAGCACTACTAAGATAAATTGGAGTGCAATAGCAGGGGCGACAAATTACAAAGTAGAAATCTCTACCGATGCTGACTTTAAAAACCCCAAAGCTTATGAATCGGCTTCTAATTCCCTCGAATTAAGCGAATTAGATACGGCGGGGAATTACTATGCGCGCGTAAAGGTAGTAAAAACCGAGGGGGAAAGCAACTGGAGCGCGGTAATGACTTTTAAAGTGGTCCAATCTTTTTCTAAAAGCCCTATACCTACGGAATTATCGGATGAATTAAGCGAAGAGGATTATCAAGAGCCGGTCTCTGCGGATACCGCTTCCCCTGATGTTCCCAAAAGTTCAAACGGGCTGGAAAATTTGGGCGTTGACCTTTTAACCGGGCAGGCAACATTCTCTATCCCGGTACAAACTCCGGCAGGCAGAAACGGGATAGAGCCGCACTTAGCGCTCTCCTACAGCAGTCTTAAAGGCAACGGATTAGCCGGAAAAGGCTGGGATTTAGATTTGGGCAGTATTTACCGTTCTACTAAAGGCGGCGTTCCTGATTATAATTCCTCTGATGCCTTTATTGCCCAAAGCCAGGAACTGATAAGCACAGGCAATAATGAATACAGGGCTGAAATTGAAGGCAGTTTCATAAAATATGTTTATGACGGCGCTTCCTGGCAGACAACTGATAAGCAGGGAATAAAATATTTCTTCGGCTCGACGGATAACTCGCGCATCACGACCTCAAAAGGCATTTTTTCCTGGGCATTGGATAAGGTGATGGATTTAGAAGGTAATTATCTAACCATCAGTTACTCTAAAGAAGAGAATACCCTTTATCCTTTGAATATCTCCTATACTGCAAACGCGCAGACTCAGCTTGCGGCAAGCTATAAAGTTACTTTCGCCTATGAACCCAGGCCGGATACATCTTTAAGCTATATTACCGGCGAACCAATAAAACTGCTTAAACGGCTAAAGAGTATTGAGGTCTCTTTTGATAATAACCTGGTACGCAGATACGGCCTTGAATATACCCAAAGCCCTTCCACCTCAAGGAGCCTCTTAACCAAGGTAACCGAATATGGCTCTGACGGCCAAACCGCACAGCCTCCTTTGACTTTTTCCTATCGTTCTAATTCCGGCGCTTGGTCTGGCGACCAGCCGCAGTGGCATATCCCCGACGGAGATTTTATCAAATCCGAACAAAACCAGGGCAGGGGGCTTTATGATTTAAACGGCGATGGTTTATATGACTTTATTGTCTCCCGTTACGACCCCAACGAATCAACAGACCGCCAGTGGTTAAAAGCTACATATCTTAATTCCACGCAGGGTTTTAGTTCGCAGCCCAACTGGTGGCCGGTACCTTTGGGTTATTTTATCTATAATACCTGGGATGACGGGCGCAGGCTCGTAGATTTAACCGGCGACGGCATGCCCGAATTATTAGCAGCTGCGCTCTGGGACCCGTATCTGGGTTCAGGCGGGCAATATAAAGATGCTTACTCCTTTCAGTACCTTGACAACATTGACCCTCAATGGTTTAAAGATACGAGCTGGAATTTACCTGAAGGATATTTTGTTTATGGTAACCACATAGACGGCGGGATAAGATTCGCTGACCTTAATGGCGACGGCTTGAATGACTTATCCATTGCCGTTGACGAGATACATTGGAGTTATCGGCCGCTTGACGTGATATCCCGGACAACCACCACTTATATTAATACCGGAAGCGGCTGGCAGCAAGATGCGCGCTGGAATTCGCCTGACGGTTATTATGTTACGGCATCAGGCGATAATGGAAGGCGCTTAGCGGATGTCAACGGCGACGGTTTAGCTGACTTTTTAGTCGCGGCTGACGGCTATAAGGCTACTTATCTTAATACCGGCTCGGGCTGGGTGAGGAATGACGCCTTTAATCTTCCCGACGGTAATTTTACCGAAAACGGCGTTAACCAGGGAAGGGTGCTGATAGATATAAACGCAGACGGCCTGAATGATTTGCTAATTGCTAAAGACGGTTACCGCGCCACTTACTTAAACACTGGCTCAGGCTGGAGGAGAGACGACTCCTTTAATATTACAGACGGAGATTTTGTGGATAGCCAGGGCCGCGACCAGGCCCGTTATTTAACCGATTTAAACGGGGATGGTTTAATGGATATCTGTATTGCCAAAGACGGTTATAAAAAGACCTATCTAAATTTATCCGGACCTGCCGACCTTTTAGTAGAAGTCGCAAATGGCTTAGGCGCAAAGGCTAAAATTGAATATACCTCTTCTACTCAATATGAAAATTATTATCCCAATAAAACCGGTAAGCTCCCTTTTAGCCTGCAGCTTGTCTCAAGGCTCACCCTGGAAGACAACCAGGGCAATTCCTATCCTACAACTTATTTTTATAAAGACGGTTATTTTGAGCCAAAAGAGCGGGAGTTCCGCGGCTTTAGCTATGTCAAGGTCAGCGATGCCGACGGTAATTATACAGAAAGTTATTTTAAGCAGGACAACATCTATAAAGGCCGCCTCTATGAACAGGAATTTAAAAATAAAGACGGAAACTTATACTCTAAGATAGAAAATGTCTGGCAGCATACGGAAATTTACCCGGGCGTTTATTTTGTCTATCTTTCCTCAGCCGATAATTTTACCTATGACGGTGACGCAAGCTATAAACATGCCCGCACAGAATTTGAATATGATAATTACGGCAATACTACCAAGGTTATATATTATGGTGACGTGGATATCATTGAAGACGATAAGACGCAAACTACCGAATATGCTTATAACACTTCTGACTGGGCAATTGCGCTTCCTAAGCGCACTTCTCTTTTATACAACCAACAAAAAGTTTCTGAAAAACGCTTCTATTATGATAATACAACTGATATTAACCAGGCTCCGGCTAAGGGCCTGCTTACCAAAGAAGAGGCCTGGCTGTTTAATCCTTTAACCAGTGAGGAAAAATACTTAGCCACAACTTTTACTTACGATTCTTACGGTAACCTTATTTCAACTACTGATGCCTTGGGAAGGACAACTACTACGGAATACGATACCCAGACTTATACCTATCCGATTAAGGCAACCAATGTTTTAGGCCAGACCGTCAAGAAGACCTTTGATTTAAAAAGCGGCCTGGTGCTGACCACTACTGACTTGAATAATCAAACTACAACCTATGTCTATGATAGTCTCTACCGCCTAATAAAAGCCATTGGCCCTAATGATACGCAAGACTCACCCGGCGTTATCTACGATTATGATTTATCTAACCTGCCTTATCGCGTTACCAAAAAGGTAAAAGCCGAGAATAATAACTATCTTACCTCCTACTCTTTTTACGACGGTTTAGGCAGGCTTATGCAGATAAAATCTCCGGCAGAAGATGACCCGCAAATTCAAAAAGCCCGTCAAATAGTTTCAGGCAGGGTAACCTTTGATAGCCGCGGGAATGTCCGAGAAAAATATAATGCTTATTATACTTTTGAAGTAAACGATAAACCTGATACGAGCGATTTAACTGCTTTAGCTAAGTTTGAATTTGATTATGACCCCAAGGGAAGATTAATTAAAATAACCAAACCCGAAGGGACATATGCCCAAACTATTTACTCTGACTGGAAAGTTACCTATATAGACGAGAATAACCATAAAAAAGAAGAATATTTTGATGCCTATGCCAGGATTGTGGAGGTAAAAGAATACAACGCAGCAGAAGTTTATACCACCCATTACGAATACAATGCTTTGGATAGCCTGATAAAAGTAGTGGATAACCAGAAAAATACCAGCCAAATCTTTTATGATTCTTTAGGCAGGAAAATAAAAATGCAAGACCCTGATATGGGAACCTGGACTTATGAATACGACGCTGTGGGAAATTTAATCAAACAAACCGATGCCAAAGGCCAAATCCTTACTTTTGAATACGACGCCCTAAACCGCCTTACGCGTAAACAGGGGCTCATCCCCAGCCAGGGGGCTGTTACTGAGGCCTTAGCCGCCTATACCTACGATGATTTAACAAAAGAAAACTCTATCGGCCGGCTCTCCAAGGTCATTGACCAATCCGGCTCCACCGAATTCTTCTATGACAACTTAGGCAGAGAAATCAAGTCAGTGAAGGGACTGTCCCCGCAGATATCTAACTCAATTGAAACCAAGGGGACTGTCCCTGAACAGCAATATCTCGTTGAGCGCACCTACGATGTTTTAGACAGATTAACTTCCCTGAAATATCCTGACGGGGAAATAATCAGCTATGAATACAATAAAGCAGGCCAGCTCAAGAAGGTTTACAGCCAGACGGACTCTACGGTCTTTGTAAAAAATATAGATTATGCCGCATCAGGCCAAACTTTAAAGATAGAATACGGCAATGGCACCACCACTTACTACCGCTATCTCCCCAATACCTCGCAAATCTCACTCATCGTCACTCTGAATCAAAATAATAACGAAGTCCTGCAGGAGCTGCGCTATACCTATGATAATTCAGGCAATATCATTAAAATAGAAGACAAGGTAAAAGACACTACACAGGCTTTCCAATATGATGATTTAGACAGATTGATTAAGGCAAGCGGTGAATACGGGACGCTGAATTATAGGTATGATTCAATTGGTAACCTTTTAGAGAAGGAAGGCATAGGCTACCAATACGGCGCAAGGCCCCATGCGCCTACTCAATTCGGCAATACAGTTATTAGTTATGACGCCAACGGCAATTTAATCTCTAAGGGAAGCGAACAATACCAATATGACGCTGAGAACCGCTTGACCCAGGTAAATGAGAGCGGTATAATTACCTCGTTCGTATACGATGGCGATGGCGGCCGTGTCGTTAAGACACTAACGACTAACGACCAGCGACTAACGACCACCTACATCGGCTCGCTCTTTGAAATAGATTCCGACGGCACAACCCGCAAACACATCTTTGCCGGGTCAAACAGGGTCTGCACACTAACGACTAACGGCCAACGACTAACGACTAATTACTACCACAGTGATCATCTCGGCTCAAGCAGCGTCATCAGCGACAGTCAAGGTAAAGCCACCCAGACCAATAGCTATAAGCCTTACGGAGGAGTTGCTAAGGTTCAGGGAAGCGATACTGCTAAATACAAGTTCAACGGCAAGGAGCTGGATGCAACCGGCCTCTACTTCTACGGGGCTCGGTATTATGACCCACAGGTGGGGAGGTTTATCAGTGCGGATACCTTGGTTGCCCGTCCCTATAACCCCCAGGAACTAAACCGTTATTCCTACTGCAACAATAATCCTATTAACGCTATTGACCCCACAGGGCACTGGTCCTGGAAAAGCTTTTGGAAGAGTATTGTCGGGGCATTTGTAGGAGCAGTAGTAGCTGTAGTTACTGCTGGCGCTGGCTTACCCTGGGCAGTTGCGGGTTTCTGGGGAGGGATGACCGGAGGTGCAGTTACCGGCGGCCTGGAAGGCGGCTGGAGAGGCGCCCTGATTGGCGCAGGCATTGGAGGCGCCTTAGGGGCTTTTGGCGGGTGGGGAGCTTATAACATCGGAACCCCTTTTGTAGTCGGGATGCTGGCAACCGGAGCATTTGTAGCCGGTGCTACTAACAGTTGGGATAGCTTTGCCGGTGGTCTGGTGGGAGGCATTGCTGGGACAGTGGTTGGAACAGGAATAAATAGTTATTTTCATGATCCGCTTAGTATTCAAGATCCGGAAGGTGGAGTTAGAAATCCGGCTGTCCGAGGTAAAGGGGTAGGGACCACCCCAGAAAAAGCGTTACGGGTTGCTAATGAAACAGGCAGTAGAGTTATTTATACCCAATCCAGAGGAGTTGCAGCAGATATTATTCGCGGAGGCATGCAACTGTTATTTAAGAATAGTTTGGCTTCCCGTCAATTGGCACAATATATGCTGGGACATCCTGGAACCACCTATAGACTTCATAGTGAGATGACACTTACTGCTTTAGGAGCAGCCAAGATGCTCCAAGGCAATAATATTGGTGGGCACTTTGATTTAGTTAGTGCTTTTTATTCAAAAGGTACTGCCCAAAGTGTATTTAGTGATATTGGGGCTACTCTTCATTGGGTTCCGCCACATTTGGCTGATTCCGCAGGGATGTTTACAACCTTCAATCCGTTGACAGCCCCTATTTATGGAATATTAGGCGCTTTAACGTTAGAGTATTACCACGGTTATAAAACTTATTAA
- a CDS encoding TonB family protein has protein sequence MEIDHKIVKIYRIIALINFLLLYPAYSRAALLNPEYISSIQQKISACFVYPQEAQTKGWEGMVKVRFTLDQGGRIKEINIAESSGYPLLDAGALLAVKDASPYPLPQGYNKEELEMVVPISYEQDKSLEPSEPQEMPTLQQAYLTQPIRLSETVEEKQTSAEDFKGAAAELDPALYNFVDLAIKNNPPLKVARQEIELAQFKILENQRNLFPTLKISGYKTDGDVYKVDYEEWEPAVEVTQPLFRGGQLVNAVRQAGVDLEITKKNYDRIKFELMQKAETAYYNLAVAKMHLRLKEALLEEAKETLGKIEKLGQADMVIPLEVNSARSWFDQIQFQADNIKQDVLNAELTLKQVLNTKELGNIMPPRLSAPKKTKLELSTCTEMALVNHPEIRLSELLVKFNDYSQKMKRSDVNSFSIDLTSSYGYYKGHYINTPWEDTDNWFAGVKLTKPWGGSTFSTSYNAQKQRARFGEAEPSKYQMVSADFSVLDNLKRVSDKKKSEIDLWRSLSDFNETTKAVTLEVQEAFFNYQKAISQLNTAEMEMKFRRNETDVIKIRSMVGEANLSSAMESLYNLSESQAKYIQALGNYQTSLASLKKATGYSLKI, from the coding sequence ATGGAGATAGATCATAAAATAGTTAAAATATACCGAATAATAGCTCTTATAAACTTCCTCCTGCTCTACCCCGCTTACTCCCGGGCCGCTTTATTAAATCCCGAATACATCAGCTCAATACAGCAAAAAATAAGCGCTTGTTTTGTCTATCCGCAAGAGGCACAAACCAAAGGCTGGGAAGGCATGGTAAAGGTAAGGTTCACCCTGGACCAGGGTGGCCGGATAAAAGAAATTAATATCGCGGAATCATCGGGTTATCCCTTGCTGGATGCCGGGGCGCTCTTAGCCGTAAAAGACGCCAGCCCCTATCCCCTGCCCCAAGGTTATAATAAGGAAGAACTGGAGATGGTTGTGCCGATAAGTTACGAACAGGATAAATCCTTAGAGCCGAGCGAACCGCAAGAGATGCCGACCTTACAACAGGCATATTTAACGCAGCCTATAAGATTATCTGAAACGGTTGAAGAAAAGCAAACGTCGGCTGAAGATTTTAAAGGGGCCGCTGCGGAACTTGACCCGGCGCTCTATAATTTCGTTGACCTGGCCATAAAAAACAACCCGCCCCTTAAGGTGGCGCGCCAGGAAATTGAATTGGCCCAGTTTAAAATCCTGGAAAACCAGCGCAACCTCTTTCCTACCCTAAAAATATCAGGCTATAAAACAGACGGCGATGTCTATAAAGTAGATTACGAAGAATGGGAACCTGCGGTAGAAGTGACCCAGCCGCTCTTTCGCGGAGGACAATTAGTGAATGCGGTAAGGCAGGCAGGGGTAGATTTGGAAATCACCAAAAAAAATTATGACCGCATTAAGTTTGAATTGATGCAGAAGGCCGAAACCGCCTATTATAATTTAGCCGTGGCCAAGATGCACCTGCGGCTCAAGGAGGCGCTTCTTGAGGAAGCGAAAGAGACCCTGGGAAAAATAGAGAAATTAGGCCAGGCGGATATGGTCATCCCCCTGGAAGTAAATAGCGCGCGTTCCTGGTTTGACCAAATACAATTCCAGGCCGATAACATAAAACAAGACGTTTTGAACGCGGAATTAACCTTAAAGCAGGTATTGAATACCAAGGAACTGGGCAATATTATGCCCCCGCGATTATCAGCGCCAAAAAAAACAAAGTTAGAATTATCTACCTGCACGGAGATGGCCCTGGTTAACCATCCGGAAATCCGTTTAAGCGAGCTCCTGGTAAAGTTTAATGACTACAGCCAAAAGATGAAGCGCAGCGACGTAAATTCCTTCAGCATAGACCTAACCTCTTCTTACGGGTATTACAAAGGGCATTATATCAATACTCCCTGGGAAGACACGGACAACTGGTTCGCCGGGGTAAAGCTAACCAAGCCCTGGGGAGGCAGCACCTTCAGCACTTCTTATAATGCCCAGAAACAGAGGGCGCGCTTTGGCGAGGCCGAGCCCAGCAAGTATCAAATGGTCAGCGCGGACTTCAGCGTCCTGGATAACCTTAAGCGCGTATCGGATAAGAAAAAATCAGAGATAGACCTCTGGCGTTCCCTGAGCGACTTTAATGAAACTACCAAGGCCGTGACCCTTGAGGTCCAGGAGGCATTTTTTAACTACCAAAAGGCCATCTCGCAATTAAATACCGCGGAGATGGAGATGAAATTCCGGCGCAATGAAACAGACGTGATTAAGATCCGTTCCATGGTCGGTGAAGCCAACCTCTCTAGCGCGATGGAATCCCTGTATAATCTTTCGGAGTCGCAGGCAAAATATATCCAGGCGCTGGGTAATTACCAAACCTCTCTCGCCAGCCTCAAAAAAGCCACGGGTTATAGCCTTAAAATCTAA